A stretch of the Photobacterium toruni genome encodes the following:
- the nirD gene encoding nitrite reductase small subunit NirD, producing the protein MSQWISVCNLDDLIPGTGICALVGDQQVAIFRPDHSEQLFALNNKDPFAQSNVLSRGIICQHKNQLWVASPLKKQRFSLIDGHCLEQPEIKVACYQIQVQQGQVQVSL; encoded by the coding sequence ATGAGTCAGTGGATTTCCGTATGTAATCTTGATGATTTGATTCCAGGTACAGGCATTTGTGCACTCGTTGGTGATCAGCAAGTCGCTATTTTTCGTCCTGATCATAGTGAACAACTATTTGCTCTCAATAATAAAGACCCATTTGCACAATCAAATGTGCTTTCTCGTGGAATTATTTGTCAACATAAAAATCAACTTTGGGTTGCAAGCCCACTCAAAAAACAACGCTTCTCACTAATTGATGGTCATTGCCTAGAGCAGCCTGAGATCAAAGTTGCTTGTTATCAAATTCAAGTACAGCAAGGTCAAGTACAAGTCAGTTTGTAA